One segment of Lachancea thermotolerans CBS 6340 chromosome E complete sequence DNA contains the following:
- a CDS encoding glycoside hydrolase family 13 protein (highly similar to uniprot|P53341 Saccharomyces cerevisiae YGR292W MAL12 Maltase (alpha-D-glucosidase) inducible protein involved in maltose catabolism encoded in the MAL1 complex locus), which translates to MTISEHPETLSKWWKEATIYQIYPASFKDSNDDGWGDLKGITSKLEYLKKLGVDAIWVCPFYDSPQQDMGYDIANYEKVWPTYGTNEECFELINKTHELGMKFITDLVINHCSSDHEWFKESRSSKSNPKRDWFFWRPPKGYESDGKPIPPNNWKSFFGGSAWSFDEHTNEFYLRLFASRQPDLNWENVDCRKAIYESAVGYWLDHGVDGFRIDTAGLYSKRPNLPDSPIFDVDSDLQHANWGSHNGPRIHEFHRELRKFIDDRVKDGREIMTVGEVAHGNDNPLYSCASRQEMNEVFSFRHVDIGTSPFFRYNTVPFTLKDWKQAIADNFLFINGTDAWATIYIENHDQPRSITRFGDDSPKYRTLSGKLLALLECSLTGTLYVYQGQEIGQVNFKDWPIEKYEDVDVRNNFEIVKNKYGENSKEMRLFYEGIALMSRDHSRTPIPWSPEVPNAGFCGTAAKPWFSLNESYKEGINVAEELENADSVLNFWRKALETRKKHKNVMIYGYDFEFIDLDSEKLFSFTKQYEDKVLFAAFNFSGEHVEFKRPDKNASLSLILGNYNEADTSSTILKPWEGRLYYVN; encoded by the coding sequence ATGACCATTTCTGAGCATCCAGAAACCCTCTCGAAGTGGTGGAAAGAAGCCACCATCTATCAAATTTACCCcgcaagcttcaaagataGTAACGATGATGGATGGGGTGACTTGAAAGGGATTACTTCTAAACTTGAATATCTAAAGAAACTGGGAGTTGATGCTATCTGGGTTTGTCCATTCTACGATTCACCTCAGCAAGATATGGGATATGACATAGCGAACTACGAGAAAGTCTGGCCAACTTATGGTACCAACGAAGAATGTTTTGAGCTAATAAATAAAACACATGAGTTGGGCATGAAATTCATTACTGATTTGGTTATTAACCATTGCTCTTCCGATCATGAATGGTTTAAGGAAAGCAGGTCCTCAAAGAGCAACCCAAAGCGCGATTGGTTCTTTTGGAGACCACCCAAAGGCTATGAAAGTGATGGTAAACCAATCCCTCCCAATAACTGGAAGTCTTTCTTTGGTGGCTCTGCATGGAGCTTTGACGAACATACTAATGAGTTTTACTTACGGTTGTTTGCATCTCGTCAACCGGACTTGAACTGGGAAAATGTTGATTGCAGAAAGGCAATTTATGAGAGCGCTGTTGGCTACTGGTTAGATCATGGAGTTGATGGTTTCCGGATTGATACCGCTGGTCTATACTCAAAGCGCCCCAATCTACCTGACTCGccaatttttgatgttgactCAGATCTCCAGCATGCAAACTGGGGATCTCACAACGGACCTAGGATCCACGAATTCCACCGCGAATTGCGGAAATTTATTGACGATAGGGTAAAGGATGGCAGAGAGATAATGACTGTTGGTGAAGTAGCTCACGGTAATGATAACCCCCTATACAGCTGTGCCTCTCGGCAAGAAATGAACGAGGTCTTTAGCTTCCGGCATGTTGACATCGGTACCAGCCCATTTTTCAGATACAATACAGTTCCCTTCACTTTAAAAGACTGGAAGCAAGCTATTGCCGACAACTTTTTATTTATCAATGGAACCGATGCATGGGCTACTATCTACATCGAGAATCACGATCAACCACGGTCTATCACGAGGTTTGGTGACGATTCGCCAAAGTACCGTACTTTATCTGGTAAGCTGCTGGCACTATTGGAATGCTCTCTAACTGGAACTTTGTATGTTTATCAGGGTCAGGAAATAGGCCAGgtcaacttcaaggactGGCCCATCGAGAAATATGAGGACGTCGACGTTAGAAACAACTTTGAAATAGTCAAGAACAAATATGGTGAGAATTCAAAGGAGATGCGACTATTTTATGAGGGAATCGCTTTAATGTCTAGAGACCATTCAAGGACTCCTATTCCATGGTCACCAGAGGTTCCAAATGCTGGATTTTGTggaacagcagcaaaaccttggttttctttgaatgaGTCTTATAAAGAAGGAATCAATGTTGCCGAGGAATTAGAGAATGCAGATTCAGTTCTTAACTTTTGGAGAAAGGCTTTGGAAACTAGaaaaaagcacaaaaatGTTATGATTTACGGATATGACTTTGAGTTCATCGACTTGGATAGCGAAAAGCTGTTCAGCTTTACGAAGCAGTATGAAGATAAGGTCCTGTTTGCGGCATTCAATTTCAGTGGGGAACATGTTGAGTTCAAGCGCCCCGATAAAAATGCGTCTCTATCTCTGATCCTCGGGAATTATAACGAAGCTGatacttcttcaacgattttgaaaccaTGGGAAGGCAGACTCTACTATGTTAACTAG